In Helicoverpa armigera isolate CAAS_96S chromosome 20, ASM3070526v1, whole genome shotgun sequence, one DNA window encodes the following:
- the LOC110375864 gene encoding esterase E4, with protein sequence MFREILFLVLVVNVLAEDYKVVRLDVGSVRGEKYWAGDFYEFYGVPYATAPKGRDKFKAPLPVQPWEGIMDANVRHNVCEQVYLTDDDDDEIILDGVEDCLTMNLFVPTIANENNLVPVLVYIHSGAFSGGSGNMGKFNYLARHDVLVISFNYRLGFKGFACLGTEEIPGNAALKDQLAALRFINKHISKFGGDPNDVTLAGFSVGASMAELLALSKTTEGLIHKLILESGSALSPFAINRDPVNSATNLAISVGFKNTGKIEDLTEFLLNATAMDLAAGSKNFFLKNSTFGLSPCIENVVKNSEPILTESPLITLHKSDYEKIPVLTGFANMEGISRTIRFADWSEMMNDHFADFLPGDLAFDSDKSRDDFINDVKKYYFKNEEITHDSVEGYIDDYFSDSMFKYAIMKSAKMHALKSTRPVYMYEFSYVGKLSFKHGFMARIKGASHRDQTSYLIDFYDFTNSLADMDTRDRMTAMWTDFVKFENPTAYESLLIDVQWPKYTNKEQKYLQIGNSLRVKKDLFENQYTFWDSVYDKFYWHPMPVDKKSMVVPEKNSVNEEEQKTMNEDKKQDVNEPPRKVPSDDKEHNESETAKNSEEIKKTESVDKKKSINEPNVKSGTDKKKKPVTEEKKLNEKETSQKNPSSNKEKTGK encoded by the exons ATGTTTCGggaaattttatttcttgttttggTAGTGAATGTGTTGGCTGAAGACTATAAGGTGGTCCGTTTGGATGTTGGCAGTGTGAGAGGTGAAAAGTACTGGGCTGGTGATTTCTATGAGTTCTATGGAGTGCCATATGCTACCGCGCCTAAGGGACGGGACAAGTTTAAG GCTCCCCTCCCGGTGCAACCATGGGAAGGCATCATGGACGCCAACGTAAGGCACAATGTTTGCGAACAAGTCTACCTGacagatgacgatgatgatgaaattattcTTGATGGAGTCGAAGACTGCTTGACCATGAACCTCTTTGTCCCAACAATCGCAAACGAGAACAATCTGGTACCGGTACTGGTGTACATTCACAGTGGTGCCTTCTCAGGAGGTAGTGGAAACATGGGCAAGTTTAACTATCTAGCCCGCCATGATGTCCTAGTAATCAGTTTCAATTATAGACTGGGATTCAAAGGATTCGCTTGTTTGGGAACTGAAGAGATACCTGGCAATGCTGCGCTGAAAGACCAGCTCGCAGCTTTGAGATTTATCAATAAGCACATCAGCAAGTTTGGTGGAGATCCTAATGACGTGACGTTGGCTGGCTTCAGTGTAGGAGCTTCTATGGCTGAACTATTAGCTCTCTCGAAAACAACTGAAGGATTGATACATAAACTAATACTTGAAAGTGGCTCAGCATTGTCGCCATTCGCAATAAACAGAGATCCGGTTAATAGTGCTACGAATTTGGCGATATCTGTAGGGTTTAAGAATACAGGAAAAATTGAGGACTTGACAGAGTTTCTGCTCAACGCAACAGCGATGGATTTGGCTGCTGGCAGCaagaatttcttcttaaaaaattCCACCTTCGGCTTATCACCATGCATTGAAAATGTGGTCAAAAATTCTGAACCTATTTTGACAGAGTCTCCGTTGATTACGTTACATAAAAGCGATTATGAGAAAATTCCGGTTTTAACTGGATTTGCAAACATGGAAGGAATAAGTAGAACAATAAGGTTTGCGGATTGGAGTGAGATGATGAACGACCATTTTGCTGACTTCTTACCAGGTGACCTAGCTTTTGACAGTGATAAGTCACGAGATGATTTCATCAATGACGTTAagaaatattactttaaaaacgAGGAAATAACTCACGATAGCGTTGAAGGATAtatcgacg ATTACTTCTCAGATTCAATGTTTAAATATGCCATAATGAAATCAGCTAAAATGCATGCTCTTAAATCTACAAGGCCGGTCTATATGTATGAGTTTTCGTACGTTGGAAAGCTAAGTTTTAAGCATGGGTTTATGGCTAGAATAAAGGGTGCCAGTCATCGAGATCAAACTTCGTATTTGATAGATTTCTATGATTTCACAAACTCTCTAGCAGACATGGATACTAGAGACCGCATGACGGCCATGTGGACAGATTTTGTGAAGTTTGA AAACCCGACTGCATACGAGAGCTTACTAATTGACGTACAGTGGCCGAAATACacaaataaagaacaaaaatatttgcaaatagGTAACAGCTTGAGAGTTAAGAAAGACTTGTTTGAAAACCAATATACTTTTTGGGATTCAGTCTATGACAAGTTTTACTGGCATCCGATGCCTGTGGATAAGAAAAGTATGGTAGTACCTGAGAAAAATAGTGTAAATGAAGAAGAACAGAAAACTATGAATGAAGACAAAAAGCAAGATGTAAATGAACCGCCGAGGAAAGTTCCAAGTGATGATAAGGAGCATAATGAGAGTGAAACTGCAAAAAATAGTGAAGAAATTAAGAAAACTGAAAGTGTAGATAAGAAGAAAAGTATCAATGAACCAAATGTCAAAAGTGGAactgataaaaagaaaaaacctGTGACTGAAGAAAAGAAGTTAAATGAAAAGGAAACTTCACAGAAAAACCCTTCTTCTAATAAGGAGAAAACtggcaaataa